In Pochonia chlamydosporia 170 chromosome 3, whole genome shotgun sequence, the following are encoded in one genomic region:
- a CDS encoding rho guanyl nucleotide exchange factor (similar to Coccidioides immitis RS XP_001242881.1): MADYHPYDPRAQQRPPPPRGYSEANNYQRDAAYSNIFGAAPPPGRSQTMTSSSTVPSMMDQGRTQTMSSTASGMQRQPPPRPQQGYYPQQDHVQRRPVPNEPHAGGGYYQGSRAASGHSVPSPQAQYAQQHQPRRAYPGPSGPPPPRMESRGPPPQAAGARYGPQSGYQVGPRPAMNSDPYRSQSLASAPRPQMYQPPPSSYQQSPANQFRQAAYSNHNSARTTAQGRIVPERHHEDRSMSMTGSYHPVDRDSHQTMSGRVIPNRRAPSDVPMSNGYPANGSYPTAPGTQTRTTSMASSTGFPEHARSMSMASTTASTITPSESDSSTLVSRPSRSKSVESDRPPTATKIRPPLVYPALLSRVAECFRRKIITGDRTKNELTYKNAFSGSEAVDVLSYIIRTTDRNLALLLGRALDAQKFFHDVTYEHRLRDSQSEMYQFRESLMEEPEEKPPVNGVFVLLSECYSPTCTRDQLCYSIACPRRLEQVSRLNLKINPGLRKDDATAINDDEVDQTDEQKLWINTVPKEVADAVGEREKKRQEVISEICYTERDFVKDLEYLRDFWILPLRSKASPIPLQRREKVVKTIFSNIIDHPSIHTVSSRFASSLTSRQQKDPIVHNIGDIFLDYVPQFEPFIYYGSKQLEGKFDFENERSVNPFFSKFVDEIERRKESRKLELNGYLTKPTTRLARYPLLLENVLKYTEDGNPDKDDIPKVLTIIRDLLGRVNAESGKAENRFNLRRLQEQLRFRPQERVDLRLTEEGREMVFKSQFKKSPTDPAEITAFLFDHAVLLVRIKQNGKNEELKAYRRPIPLELLSIREMDEVIPSQGMKRSSSSLIPSIRANNAETRKGEGWPITFRHLGKAGYELTLYASNQAARKKWLEFIDNAQQRLRARADFFNTTIISSNFFVGTNQINCVTPFDGGRKLLYGTDNGVYLSDRKNREQIPRRVLETPNVTQIDILEEYQLLLVLSNKTLQSYSVSALNPDEPAMSKRPKKIQNHCSFFKTGICLGRHLVCCVKSSALSTTIKVFEPNDAMTKGKKQKGLGKFIAGGHDELRPFKEFYIPTESSSVHFLKSKLCVACARGFEVVSLETLETQSLLDQADTSLDFVARKEGVRPIHIERLNGEFLLNYSEFSFFVNRNGWRARPEWRIDWEGAPQSFALSYPWILAFEPNFIELRNIENGAVHIVPHKNIRMLHSSTHEILFAYEDERGEDVVEAIDFWKNVRKSHILGGSSSAPHLGSP; this comes from the exons atggccgaTTACCACCCATATGATCCTCGAGCTCAGCAACGGCCGCCACCTCCACGCGGATACTCCGAAGCCAACAATTATCAGCGAGATGCCGCCTACTCCAATATCTTTGGTGCTGCTCCTCCCCCGGGACGATCCCAGACGATGACCTCCTCTTCCACCGTCCCTTCCATGATGGACCAAGGGAGGACCCAAACCATGTCATCTACAGCTTCTGGCATGCAACGTCAACCGCCACCGAGACCGCAGCAAGGTTACTATCCCCAACAAGACCACGTACAACGAAGACCTGTGCCAAATGAGCCCCATGCGGGAGGCGGGTACTATCAGGGATCAAGGGCCGCTTCTGGACACTCTGTGCCTTCACCACAGGCACAATACgcccagcaacaccaaccgAGACGAGCATATCCAGGCCCTTCtggccctcctcctccacgcaTGGAGTCGCGAGGACCACCACCTCAGGCTGCCGGTGCACGATATGGTCCTCAGAGTGGATATCAAGTCGGCCCCCGGCCTGCGATGAATAGCGACCCGTATCGCTCTCAGTCTCTGGCCTCTGCTCCTCGACCGCAAATGTATCAGCCACCTCCGAGTTCCTACCAGCAGTCACCAGCAAACCAGTTTCGCCAGGCTGCCTACTCCAACCACAATTCAGCTAGAACAACGGCGCAGGGCCGGATTGTCCCCGAACGACACCACGAAGACCGTTCCATGTCGATGACGGGTTCATATCACCCAGTGGACCGGGACTCTCATCAGACAATGAGTGGCAGAGTCATTCCCAATCGGAGGGCACCCAGCGACGTGCCAATGTCAAATGGATACCCCGCGAATGGAAGCTACCCGACTGCACCAGGAACGCAGACGCGAACCACTAGTATGGCCTCGTCCACTGGGTTTCCCGAGCACGCCAGAAGCATGTCTATGGCCTCCACCACGGCTTCCACAATCACACCCTCCGAATCCGATAGCTCCACGCTCGTCAGCCGACCTTCTAGAAGCAAGTCAGTCGAGAGCGATCGGCCACCTACTGCCACCAAGATTCGCCCGCCTCTGGTCTATCCTGCTCTGTTGTCGAGAGTTGCCGAGTGTTTCCGGCGAAAAATAATTACGGGAGACCGTACCAAGAACGAACTGACATACAAGAATGCCTTCAGCGGCTCAGAGGCGGTGGACGTGTTGTCATATATTATCCGTACTACCGACCGTAACTTGGCTCTACTGCTTGGGCGTGCCTTGGATGCTCAAAAATTCTTCCACGATGTAACATACGAACACAGACTCCGAGACTCGCAGTCGGAGATGTACCAGTTCAGAGAAAGCCTTATGGAGGAGCCTGAGGAAAAGCCCCCCGTCAACGGTGTCTTTGTTCTATTGTCCGAATGTTACTCTCCCACTTGTACTCGAGACCAACTTTGCTATTCGATTGCCTGCCCACGACGGTTAGAGCAGGTGTCCAGGCTGAACTTGAAGATCAACCCCGGCCTCCGAAAAGACGACGCTACCGCTATCAACGACGACGAGGTCGACCAAACCGACGAACAGAAGCTCTGGATCAATACTGTGCCCAAGGAAGTGGCCGATGCAGTTGGTGAACGCGAAAAGAAGCGACAAGAAGTTATATCGGAAATTTGCTATACTGAAAGAGACTTTGTCAAGGATCTTGAGTACCTCCGCGATTTCTGGATTCTTCCCTTGCGATCCAAAGCCTCGCCCATCCCTTTACAGCGCCGGGAGAAAGTCGTCAAGaccatcttcagcaacatcatTGACCACCCGAGCATCCACACCGTCAGCTCTCGATTTGCATCGTCCCTCACCAGCCGACAGCAAAAGGACCCGATTGTCCACAATATCGGCGACATCTTCCTTGATTATGTACCGCAATTTGAACCATTCATCTACTATGGTTCCAAGCAGCTGGAGGGCAAGTTTGATTTCGAGAATGAGCGATCAGTCAACCCGTTCTTTTCCAAGTTTGTGGACGAAATTGAGCGACGGAAAGAGTCACGAAAGCTGGAACTCAACGGCTATCTTACCAAGCCAACGACCCGTCTTGCTAGATATCCATTGCTACTGGAGAACGTGTTGAAGTACACAGAGGACGGCAATCccgacaaggacgacattCCCAAGGTTCTGACCATCATCCGCGACCTTTTGGGTCGCGTCAACGCCGAGTCTGGAAAAGCAGAGAATAGATTCAACTTGCGGCGACTGCAAGAACAACTTCGGTTCCGGCCCCAGGAAAGAGTTGATCTCAGGCTTACAGAGGAAGGACGAGAGATGGTGTTCAAGAGTCAGTTCAAGAAGTCACCTACTGATCCTGCGGAAATCACTGCGTTCTTGTTTGACCATGCGGTTCTTTTGGTGCgtatcaagcagaatggcaAGAACGAGGAACTGAAGGCCTACCGGCGACCTATTCCCCTGGAATTGTTGTCTATCCGAGAAATGGACGAGGTTATACCCTCGCAAGGCATGAAACGTTCTTCGTCTAGTCTTATTCCATCCATTCGAGCCAACAATGCGGAAACACGCAAGGGCGAAGGCTGGCCGATTACATTCCGCCACTTGGGCAAGGCAGGCTACGAGCTGACCCTCTACGCTTCCAACCAGGCAGCACGCAAGAAGTGGTTGGAGTTTATTGACAACGCCCAGCAGCGACTTCGCGCCCGTGCTGACTTTTTCAACACTACAATCATATCGAGCAATTTCTTTGTGGGCACAAACCAAATCAACTGTGTCACGCCATTTG ATGGTGGCCGCAAGCTTCTTTATGGAACAGACAATGGTGTCTATCTGTCTGATCGCAAGAACAGGGAGCAAATTCCTAGGAGAGTGCTGGAAACGCCAAACGTCACTCAGATCGACATCTTGGAAGAATATCAGCTTTTGCTGGTACTGTCCAACAAGACCCTGCAGTCTTACTCTGTTTCAGCCCTCAATCCAGACGAGCCTGCCATGAGCAAGAGACCGAAGAAAATCCAGAACCACTGCAGTTTCTTCAAGACCGGTATCTGTCTGGGACGACATCTTGTCTGCTGCGTCAAGAGCTCAGCTTTGTCAACAACGATTAAGGTGTTTGAGCCTAATGACGCCATGACGAAgggcaaaaagcaaaagggGCTCGGCAAATTTATCGctggcggccatgatgagctTCGACCGTTCAAAGAGTTCTACATCCCGACGGAATCTTCATCCGTCCACTTCCTCAAGTCGAAACTTTGCGTGGCCTGTGCTCGAGGCTTCGAGGTTGTGTCTCTGGAGACTCTTGAAACGCAGTCTCTGCTTGACCAGGCAGATACGTCTCTTGACTTTGTTGCACGCAAAGAAGGTGTCCGGCCAATCCATATTGAGCGTCTCAATGGCGAATTCCTGCTCAACTACTCTGAATTCTCATTCTTTGTTAACCGCAATGGTTGGCGAGCACGACCGGAGTGGCGGATTGACTGGGAGGGAGCGCCGCAAAGCTTTGCTCTCAGTTATCCCTGGATTCTCGCTTTTGAGCCCAATTTTATCGAGTTGCGTAACATTGAAAATGGTGCAGTTCATATTGTACCCCACAAGAACATTCGTATGCTTCATAGCAGTACTCATGAG
- a CDS encoding vacuolar ATP synthase (similar to Metarhizium acridum CQMa 102 XP_007807156.1): MESELAPKFAPFIGMAGIAAAMTFGSIGAAYGTAKSGIGIAGIGTFRPDLIMKAFIMSGIIAVYSLVISVLIAQDLQPPSANNQAYTLFAAFMHLACGLAVGLTGLAAGYCIGIVGDNGVRAYMEQSRIFVGMVLILIFGEVLGLYGLIVALLLNARSKG; encoded by the exons ATGGAGTCTGAGCTCGCTCCCAAGTTCGCCCCCTTCATCGGGATG GCCGGCATCGCGGCAGCCATGACCTTCGGAT CTATTGGCGCTGCGTACGGCACAGCAAAGTCCGGTATTGGCATTGCCGGCATTGGAACCTTTCGCCCTGACCTCATCATGAAGGCTT TCATCATGTCGGGTATCATCGCCGTCTACTCCCTCGTCATATCAGTCCTCATCGCCCAGGACCTCCAACCTCCTTCGGCCAACAACCAAGCCTACACCTTATTCGC TGCTTTCATGCATCTTGCGTGCGGTCTGGCCGTCGGCTTgactggcctggctgcaGGCTACTGTATCGGAATTGTTGGTGACAACGGCGTACGCGCATACATGGAGCAGTCAAGAATCTTTGTTGGCATGGTTCTCATTCTGATTTTCGGAGAGGTCCTCGGTCTGTACGG CCTGATTGTCGCTCTGCTGCTCAACGCTCGAAGCAAGGGTTGA